A genomic region of Alnus glutinosa chromosome 11, dhAlnGlut1.1, whole genome shotgun sequence contains the following coding sequences:
- the LOC133882436 gene encoding abscisate beta-glucosyltransferase-like, which produces MDSEEAPGVVEMFFFPFVGGGHQIPMIDTARVFASHGAKSTIIATPTSAPLFQKTISRDQQIGRQISIHALRLPQDAVSPDADMSATPFTDTSVLQEPLRLFLLDRRPDCIVVDWFHRWAAELIDGLRIKRIFFTGGGIFSRCVMDNVRRHTPHEKVGSDYEPFLVPGLPDRIELTRSQLPPFAGENSGRVNNMRKGEETSFGSLINSFYELEPAYVAYFRKEMGKKSWIIGPVSLCNRNVADKAERGKQASIDEQSCLRWLDDKEPDSVLYISFGSLARFSPQQLLEIAHGLEASNHPFIWVVGKIFNKSEGTREEEENWLPDGFEERIKESKKGLIIRGWAPQLLILEHAAVGAFMTHCGWNSTLEGVSSGVPMITWPISAEQFFNEKLVTDVLGIGVRVGSVEWMSFNVEKKALVGREKVEVAVKRLMGGDGDGAAEAVEMRRRAREFAEKAKRAVEEGGSSSEDADALIEELKSCRNEA; this is translated from the coding sequence ATGGACTCTGAAGAAGCTCCGGGAGTAGTCGAAATGTTCTTCTTCCCCTTTGTGGGCGGAGGCCACCAGATCCCAATGATTGATACAGCCAGAGTGTTCGCATCCCACGGCGCCAAATCCACCATAATAGCCACACCTACTAGCGCCCCCCTGTTCCAAAAAACCATTTCCCGTGACCAACAAATCGGCCGCCAAATCTCTATCCACGCCCTCCGATTACCGCAAGACGCTGTCTCGCCAGACGCCGACATGTCCGCCACCCCATTCACCGACACCTCAGTCCTCCAAGAGCCTCTCAGGCTCTTTCTACTTGACCGCCGGCCCGACTGCATCGTCGTTGACTGGTTTCACCGCTGGGCGGCTGAGCTCATTGACGGGCTCCGAATTAAAAGGATTTTCTTCACTGGAGGCGGGATCTTCTCTCGCTGTGTCATGGATAATGTAAGACGGCACACGCCGCACGAGAAGGTGGGTTCGGACTACGAGCCATTTCTGGTGCCGGGTCTTCCTGATCGGATCGAGTTGACGAGGTCTCAGCTTCCGCCTTTTGCTGGAGAGAATTCTGGGCGTGTTAATAATATGCGTAAAGGAGAGGAGACGAGCTTTGGGTCTCTGATTAATAGCTTCTATGAGTTGGAGCCAGCTTACGTTGCGTATTTCAGGAAGGAGATGGGAAAGAAGTCTTGGATTATAGGACCAGTGTCTCTATGCAACAGAAATGTCGCAGACAAGGCTGAGAGAGGCAAACAAGCCTCCATTGATGAGCAAAGTTGCTTGAGGTGGTTGGATGATAAAGAACCCGACTCTGTTCTTTACATCAGCTTCGGGAGCTTGGCTCGCTTTTCACCTCAACAGCTCCTCGAGATTGCTCACGGTCTCGAGGCTTCCAACCATCCATTCATTTGGGTGGTCGGAAAGATCTTCAACAAATCGGAGGGAACAcgtgaagaggaagaaaattggCTTCCCGACGGATTTGAAGAGAGGATTAAGGAATCAAAGAAGGGATTGATAATAAGAGGGTGGGCGCCGCAGTTGTTGATACTGGAGCATGCTGCAGTGGGAGCGTTCATGACTCATTGTGGGTGGAATTCTACGTTGGAGGGAGTGAGTTCCGGCGTGCCGATGATCACATGGCCTATCTCTGCGGAGCAGTTCTTCAATGAGAAACTGGTGACTGATGTGTTGGGCATTGGGGTTCGAGTTGGGAGCGTGGAGTGGATGTCGTTTAATGTTGAAAAGAAGGCGTTGGTGGGGAGGGAGAAGGTGGAGGTGGCCGTGAAAAGGTTGATgggtggtgatggtgatggtgcTGCTGAGGCCGTGGAGATGAGAAGGCGAGCTAGAGAGTTTGCAGAGAAGGCCAAGAGAGCTGTTGAAGAAGGTGGATCTTCGTCTGAGGATGCTGACGCGTTAATTGAGGAGCTAAAATCCTGCAGGAACGAGGCTTGA
- the LOC133882013 gene encoding scopoletin glucosyltransferase-like: protein MGSENPQLHIIFFPFMAHGHMIPMVDMAKLFARRGVKVAIVTTPLNVPFVSRIKTRGGGAKVDIQTIKFPVEKAGLPEGCENADSLIMTSHEMLNMFFKALAMLQQPLEQLLHDYHADCLVADVFFPWATDAAAKFGIPRLVFYGTGFFSMTAEESLNRYEPHKKVLSDSEPFVMPNFPGDIKLTRMQLPDFVRQGVETDMTKVWKEAVEAGMRSYGTVVNSFYELEPAYADHYRKVLGRKAWHVGPVSACNKDAEDKAQRGKESSVDEHECLKWLNTKKPKSVVYICFGSLASFNDSQLMEIAMGLEASGQQFIWVVRKGKNVEKKDREDWVPKGFEKRMEDKGLIIKGWAPQVLILDHEAVGGFVTHCGWNSTLEGITAGVPMVTWPVFAEQFYNEKLVTQVLKVGVDVGVQRYCVELKGDSIKKEAVEKAVKRIMVGEEAEEMRRRAKSLAEMARSAVEDGGSSYSDLNSLIEELKSRCP from the coding sequence ATGGGTAGCGAGAATCCTCAGCTTCACATAATCTTCTTCCCTTTCATGGCCCATGGCCACATGATACCAATGGTAGACATGGCCAAGCTATTCGCAAGGCGAGGCGTGAAGGTAGCCATAGTCACCACCCCTCTCAACGTGCCTTTCGTCTCCAGAATCAAAACTCGCGGCGGCGGCGCCAAGGTCGATATCCAAACGATCAAGTTCCCGGTCGAAAAGGCCGGCCTGCCAGAAGGATGCGAGAACGCCGACTCGCTGATCATGACTTCCCACGAAATGTTGAACATGTTCTTCAAAGCCCTGGCGATGCTTCAACAACCATTGGAGCAGCTACTCCATGATTACCACGCTGATTGCCTCGTCGCTGACGTGTTCTTTCCATGGGCAACCGATGCTGCCGCAAAATTTGGTATCCCAAGGCTTGTTTTCTATGGAACCGGTTTTTTCTCCATGACTGCGGAAGAGAGTCTGAACCGATATGAACCTCACAAGAAAGTTTTGTCTGATTCTGAACCTTTCGTCATGCCTAATTTTCCTGGAGATATAAAGTTGACGAGGATGCAACTACCAGACTTCGTTCGGCAAGGGGTTGAAACTGACATGACCAAGGTGTGGAAAGAAGCTGTAGAAGCAGGCATGAGGAGCTATGGGACTGTTGTAAACAGCTTCTATGAGCTGGAGCCGGCTTATGCGGATCACTACAGAAAGGTTTTGGGAAGGAAGGCATGGCATGTAGGGCCGGTTTCAGCGTGCAACAAGGACGCTGAAGATAAAGCTCAGAGGGGGAAAGAATCCTCCGTTGATGAACATGAATGCCTGAAATGGCTTAATACAAAGAAACCCAAATCAGttgtttatatatgttttggaaGTTTGGCTTCCTTCAATGATTCTCAACTGATGGAGATTGCAATGGGTCTTGAGGCTTCTGGCCAGCAATTCATTTGGGTTGTGAGGAAAGgcaaaaatgtagaaaaaaaagaTCGGGAAGATTGGGTACCTAAAGGATTTGAGAAGAGAATGGAAGACAAGGGACTGATTATAAAAGGCTGGGCACCCCAAGTTCTGATTCTTGATCATGAAGCAGTTGGTGGATTTGTGACTCACTGCGGGTGGAATTCAACCTTGGAAGGAATCACTGCTGGGGTTCCCATGGTCACATGGCCTGTGTTCGCGGAGCAGTTTTACAACGAGAAGTTGGTGACTCAGGTGCTGAAGGTTGGAGTGGATGTTGGTGTTCAGCGATATTGTGTTGAATTGAAGGGAGATAGTATCAAGAAGGAAGCAGTGGAGAAGGCAGTGAAGCGGATTATGGTGGGTGAAGAAGCGGAGGAAATGAGAAGGCGAGCCAAGTCACTTGCAGAGATGGCAAGGAGTGCTGTTGAAGATGGGGGATCATCTTACTCTGATTTGAATTCTTTGATTGAAGAATTGAAGTCACGTTGCCCTTGA
- the LOC133882071 gene encoding abscisate beta-glucosyltransferase-like, whose product MDSEEAPGVVEMFFFPFVGGGHQIPMIDTARVFASHGAKSTIIATPTSAPLFQKTISRDQQIGRQISIHALRLPQDAVSPDADMSATPFTDTSVLQEPLRLLLLDRRPDCIVVDLFHRWAAELIDGLRIKRILFTGGGIFSRCVMENVRRHTPHEKVGSDYEPFLVPGLPDRIELTRSQLPPFARENSELVNNMRKGEETSFGSLINSFYELEPAYVEYFRKEMGKKSWIVGPVSLCNRNVADKAERGKQASIDEQSCLRWLDDKEPDSVLYISFGSLARFSPQQLLEIAHGLEASNHPFIWVVGKIFNKSEGTREEEENWLPDGFEERIKESKRGLIIRGWAPQLLILEHAAVRAFMTHCGWNSTLEGVSSGVPMITWPISAEQFFNEKLVTDVLGIGVRVGSVEWMSFNVEKKALVGREKVEVAVKRLMGGDGAAEAVEMRRRAREFAEKAKRAVEEGGSSSKDADALIEELKSCRNEA is encoded by the coding sequence ATGGACTCTGAAGAAGCTCCGGGAGTAGTCGAAATGTTCTTCTTCCCCTTCGTGGGCGGAGGCCACCAAATCCCAATGATAGACACAGCCAGAGTGTTCGCATCCCACGGCGCCAAATCCACCATAATAGCCACACCCACTAGCGCCCCCCTGTTCCAAAAAACCATTTCCCGTGACCAACAAATCGGCCGCCAAATCTCTATCCACGCCCTCCGATTACCGCAAGACGCTGTCTCGCCAGACGCCGACATGTCCGCCACCCCTTTCACCGACACCTCAGTCCTCCAAGAGCCTCTCAGGCTCTTACTTCTTGACCGCCGGCCCGACTGCATCGTCGTTGACTTGTTTCACCGCTGGGCGGCTGAGCTCATTGACGGGCTCCGAATTAAAAGGATTTTGTTCACTGGAGGCGGGATCTTCTCTCGCTGTGTCATGGAGAATGTAAGACGGCACACACCGCACGAGAAGGTGGGTTCGGACTACGAGCCATTTCTGGTGCCGGGTCTTCCTGATCGGATCGAGTTGACGAGGTCTCAGCTTCCGCCTTTTGCTAGAGAGAATTCTGAGCTTGTTAATAATATGCGTAAAGGAGAGGAGACGAGCTTTGGGTCTCTGATTAATAGCTTCTACGAGTTGGAGCCAGCTTACGTTGAGTATTTCAGGAAGGAGATGGGAAAGAAGTCTTGGATTGTAGGACCAGTGTCTCTATGCAACAGAAATGTCGCAGACAAGGCTGAGAGAGGCAAACAAGCCTCCATTGATGAGCAAAGTTGCTTGAGGTGGTTGGATGATAAAGAACCCGACTCTGTTCTTTACATCAGTTTCGGGAGCTTGGCTCGCTTTTCACCTCAACAGCTCCTCGAGATTGCTCACGGTCTCGAGGCTTCCAACCATCCATTCATTTGGGTGGTCGGAAAGATCTTCAACAAATCGGAGGGAACAcgtgaagaggaagaaaattggCTTCCCGACGGATTTGAAGAGAGGATTAAGGAATCAAAGAGGGGATTGATAATAAGAGGGTGGGCGCCGCAGTTGTTGATACTGGAGCATGCTGCAGTGAGAGCGTTCATGACTCATTGTGGGTGGAATTCTACGTTGGAGGGAGTGAGTTCCGGCGTGCCGATGATCACATGGCCTATCTCTGCGGAGCAGTTCTTCAATGAGAAACTGGTGACTGATGTGTTGGGCATTGGGGTTCGAGTTGGGAGCGTGGAGTGGATGTCGTTTAATGTTGAAAAGAAGGCGTTGGTGGGGAGGGAGAAGGTGGAGGTGGCCGTGAAAAGGTTGATGGGTGGTGATGGTGCTGCTGAGGCCGTGGAGATGAGAAGGCGAGCTAGAGAGTTTGCAGAGAAGGCCAAGAGAGCTGTTGAAGAAGGTGGATCTTCGTCTAAGGATGCTGACGCGTTAATTGAGGAGCTAAAATCCTGCAGGAACGAGGCTTGa